In candidate division WOR-1 bacterium RIFOXYB2_FULL_36_35, the following proteins share a genomic window:
- a CDS encoding arginine decarboxylase, pyruvoyl-dependent, with the protein MTNLVPDKIFLTKGVGRHKEKIASFEMALRDAGIQAVNYVQVSSIFPPGCKLVSKDQGVKLLKPGQITFIVMSKNDTNEPHRLISASVGMAIPADQNSYGYLSEHHGHGLTDEECGDYAEDLAAQMLATTLGVPFDETASWDERQELWKLSNEIVRTTNITQSAIGQRGVWTTVLSAAVLLINSSGSENRQQAID; encoded by the coding sequence ATGACAAATTTAGTACCAGATAAAATATTTTTAACAAAGGGAGTTGGACGGCATAAAGAAAAAATTGCCAGCTTTGAGATGGCATTGCGAGATGCAGGGATCCAGGCTGTTAACTATGTCCAAGTGTCAAGTATTTTTCCTCCCGGATGTAAATTGGTTTCAAAAGATCAAGGGGTCAAACTTTTGAAACCGGGCCAGATTACTTTTATTGTTATGTCAAAAAATGATACCAACGAACCTCATCGCCTGATCTCTGCCTCTGTTGGAATGGCTATTCCGGCCGATCAAAATTCATATGGCTACTTAAGCGAACATCATGGCCACGGTTTAACCGATGAAGAATGCGGCGATTATGCGGAAGATCTGGCCGCGCAGATGCTAGCTACAACTCTTGGCGTCCCGTTTGATGAGACTGCCAGCTGGGATGAAAGGCAGGAACTGTGGAAACTTTCAAACGAAATCGTTCGAACGACCAACATTACCCAAAGCGCGATAGGGCAGAGGGGCGTTTGGACCACAGTTTTGTCTGCCGCAGTATTGCTTATTAACTCATCAGGTTCGGAAAACCGTCAGCAAGCTATAGATTGA